A stretch of DNA from Microbacterium sp. LWS13-1.2:
CTCCGAGGCGCGGGTGGCCGCCGAGCAGGTGCTTGCCGACGACCCGGCGCTGCAGCGGCATCCCGGTCTCGCCGCCGCCCTCGAGCGCAACGTCGGGATGGCGGAGCGCGCCGCGCTCGCGAAGAACTGACGCGGCCGGCCGCCCCGCCGCCGCCCACTAGGCTGGTCGGCATGAGCAGCCGGATCGCCGTCGTCCCGGGATCGTTCGATCCGCCGACCCTCGGTCATCTCGACGTGATCCGCCGTGCCGCATCACTGTACGACCAGCTCCACGTGCTCGTCGTGCACAACCCCGGCAAAGAGGCGATGCTGCCCATCGCACAGCGCCAGGCGCTCCTGGAGCAGTCCATCGCCGAGAGCGACATCGACGGCGACGTGGTCGTGGCCTCGTGGAGCATGGGACTGCTCGTCGACTACGCCACGGATGTCGGCGCGAGCGTCCTCGTGAAGGGCATCCGCTCCCAGGTCGATGTGGCGTACGAGACGCCGATGGCGATCGTGAACCGCCACCTCGCCCACGTCGAGACGGTGTTCCTGCTGCCCGACCCCGCACATGCGCTCGTCTCGAGCTCGCTGGTGCGCCAGGTCGCCGCGCTCGGCGGCGACGTCTCGCCGTACGTGCCCTCGGCGGTGGCGCGGTTCCTCGACACCGGCGCGCGCGGCATCTGACCACGGGGAGTCTGACCACGGGGAGTCTGGCCACGGGGGTCTGACCACGGGGCCCTGGCCACGGGGCGACTCACCAGGAACCGCCGCTAGGCTGGAGACGTGGTCAGAAAGCATGTGACGGGTCCGTTCGTCCTCCCGATCCGCGACATCATCCACCGTTCGGGCGAGATGCGCGAGCACACCATCGAAGCCCCGGCTCCCGCCAAGTGGGGAGAGGGACTGGT
This window harbors:
- the coaD gene encoding pantetheine-phosphate adenylyltransferase, which codes for MSSRIAVVPGSFDPPTLGHLDVIRRAASLYDQLHVLVVHNPGKEAMLPIAQRQALLEQSIAESDIDGDVVVASWSMGLLVDYATDVGASVLVKGIRSQVDVAYETPMAIVNRHLAHVETVFLLPDPAHALVSSSLVRQVAALGGDVSPYVPSAVARFLDTGARGI